Proteins encoded by one window of Serratia nevei:
- a CDS encoding peptide ABC transporter substrate-binding protein encodes MTGRKMQRGFRLALCAAAIGACMSSAMAAQVPPGTALAAKQEIVRHIKDEPASLDPIKAVGLPEAQLARDLFEGLVNQDANGKVIPGVATRWQTSDNQTYIFHLRKDARWSNGDPVTAKDFVYSWQRLVEPKNLSPFAWFAQLAGIQNAEQIISGKLPADRLGVSAPDDYTLKVQLDKPVPYFVSLTANFSLFPVNKAVVEKYGNDWTKVGNLVGNGAFKLQERVVNEKLVLTPNDHYWDHAHTVLTKVTFVPINQESNATKRYLAGDIDITESFPKNMYQKLLKDIPGQVYTPDQLGTYYYAFNTQRAPTNDVRVRQALSYAIDRKIIAEKVLGTGEKPAYHFTPDVTAGFKPEASLLQQQSQAELDAQAKALLQAAGYGPNNPLKLTLLYNTSESHQKIAIAVASMWKKKLGIDVKLQNQEWKTYIDSRNTGNFDVIRASWVGDYNEASTFLSLLTSTHSGNIAKFKNADYDKLLAQAGRETNPAAVTADYNKMEQIIADQAPIAPIYQYTNGRLIKPWVKGYPITNPEDVAYSQTMYIIKH; translated from the coding sequence ATGACGGGAAGAAAAATGCAACGAGGTTTTCGTTTGGCGCTTTGCGCGGCGGCGATCGGCGCCTGTATGAGCAGCGCCATGGCGGCGCAGGTTCCCCCGGGCACCGCGCTGGCGGCCAAACAGGAAATCGTGCGCCACATTAAAGACGAACCGGCCTCGCTCGATCCGATTAAAGCGGTTGGCCTGCCGGAGGCTCAGCTGGCGCGCGATTTGTTCGAAGGGCTGGTCAATCAGGACGCCAACGGGAAAGTGATCCCCGGCGTCGCCACGCGCTGGCAGACCAGCGACAACCAGACTTACATTTTCCATCTGCGTAAAGACGCGCGGTGGTCAAACGGTGACCCTGTCACGGCGAAGGATTTCGTCTACAGCTGGCAGCGGCTGGTAGAGCCGAAAAACCTGTCACCGTTCGCCTGGTTCGCGCAGTTGGCGGGGATCCAGAACGCCGAGCAGATCATCAGCGGCAAATTGCCGGCCGATCGCTTGGGCGTGTCGGCGCCGGACGACTATACCCTCAAAGTGCAGCTGGACAAGCCGGTGCCTTATTTCGTCAGCCTGACGGCCAACTTCAGCCTGTTCCCGGTGAATAAGGCGGTGGTGGAAAAATACGGCAACGACTGGACCAAGGTCGGCAATCTGGTGGGCAACGGCGCGTTCAAACTGCAGGAGCGGGTGGTGAACGAGAAGCTGGTGCTGACGCCTAACGATCATTACTGGGATCATGCGCATACCGTGCTGACCAAAGTGACTTTCGTACCCATCAACCAGGAATCCAACGCCACCAAGCGTTACCTGGCAGGTGACATCGATATCACCGAATCCTTCCCGAAAAACATGTATCAGAAGCTGCTGAAAGACATTCCGGGGCAGGTGTACACACCGGATCAGCTCGGCACCTATTACTACGCGTTCAACACCCAGCGCGCGCCGACCAACGACGTGCGGGTGCGCCAGGCCTTGTCCTACGCCATCGATCGCAAGATTATCGCGGAAAAAGTGCTGGGCACCGGCGAAAAACCGGCCTATCACTTCACGCCGGACGTGACCGCCGGGTTCAAACCGGAGGCGAGTTTGCTGCAACAGCAATCGCAGGCGGAGCTGGACGCGCAGGCCAAGGCGTTGCTGCAGGCGGCCGGCTACGGCCCGAACAACCCGCTGAAGTTGACGTTGCTGTATAACACTTCGGAAAGCCACCAGAAGATCGCCATCGCCGTGGCCTCGATGTGGAAGAAGAAGCTCGGCATTGACGTCAAGCTGCAAAACCAGGAGTGGAAAACCTATATCGACAGCCGCAACACCGGCAATTTCGACGTGATCCGCGCCTCCTGGGTGGGTGACTATAACGAAGCGTCGACCTTCCTGTCACTGCTGACCTCGACCCACAGCGGCAACATCGCCAAGTTCAAGAACGCGGACTACGACAAGCTGCTGGCGCAGGCGGGGCGGGAAACCAATCCGGCGGCGGTGACCGCCGATTACAACAAGATGGAGCAGATCATTGCCGACCAGGCGCCGATCGCGCCGATTTACCAGTACACCAACGGCCGCCTGATCAAACCGTGGGTAAAAGGCTACCCGATCACCAACCCGGAAGACGTGGCCTACAGCCAGACGATGTATATCATCAAACACTGA
- the mpaA gene encoding murein tripeptide amidase MpaA has translation MTEHRPRSERGQLAVAGENYGSSLLGAPLLYFPAAVSGPETGLIIAGTHGDESAAIVTLSCALRSIAPERLRHHVVLAVNPDGCQLGLRANANGVDLNRNFPAANWRSGDTVYRWNSAAPVRDVKLSTGGRPGSEPETQALCHLIHRLKPHWVVSFHEPLACIEDPASSRLGVWLAHKFELPLVTSVGYETPGSFGSWCADLSLPCITAEFPPISADAASERYIDAMTELLTYPN, from the coding sequence ATGACCGAACATCGACCGCGCAGTGAACGTGGCCAGTTGGCCGTCGCAGGAGAGAACTACGGCAGCTCGCTGCTGGGCGCGCCGCTGCTCTATTTCCCGGCGGCGGTCAGCGGCCCGGAGACCGGCCTTATCATCGCCGGCACCCACGGCGATGAGAGCGCCGCCATCGTGACCCTGTCTTGCGCGCTGCGCAGCATCGCCCCCGAGCGGCTGCGGCACCACGTGGTGCTGGCGGTCAACCCCGACGGCTGCCAACTGGGGCTGCGCGCCAATGCCAACGGCGTCGATCTGAACCGCAACTTCCCGGCCGCCAACTGGCGCTCCGGCGACACCGTCTACCGCTGGAACAGCGCGGCGCCGGTGCGCGACGTCAAGCTCTCCACCGGCGGGCGCCCCGGTTCCGAACCGGAAACTCAGGCGCTGTGTCACCTGATCCATCGCCTGAAGCCGCACTGGGTAGTGTCGTTCCATGAGCCGCTGGCCTGCATCGAAGATCCCGCCAGCTCGCGGCTCGGCGTTTGGCTGGCGCACAAGTTCGAGCTGCCGCTGGTGACCAGCGTCGGTTATGAAACGCCCGGTTCGTTTGGCAGCTGGTGCGCGGATCTGTCGCTGCCGTGCATCACCGCCGAATTCCCGCCGATCTCCGCCGATGCCGCCAGCGAGCGCTACATCGACGCGATGACCGAGCTGCTGACCTACCCGAATTAA